Within the Pseudovibrio brasiliensis genome, the region TGGCAGGACAAGAAGAGCCAGGCATTCGCAACCGGATTGCGGACATTGAAGATGAGCGAAAGCAAAAAGGGATCTCCAATGCGCGTTTGCGTGAGCTGGAAGATGAACTGAACCGTGAGCACGCCGCGCTATCCGATTGTTTGCAGCGCAAACTATACTTCACACGGCTGCAGCTTGCGTTTGAAGATGTGGAAGCAGATTATGATGTGATCATCTGTGATACGCCGCCAAGCCTGGGCTACCTTTCCAATGCAGCTTCGTTTGCAGCTGATCATCTTCTTGTCACCATTCATCCTCAGTGGATCGATTGTGAGTCCATGGCTCAATATCTAGCTACGTCCATCGCACACAACGAATTCTTTGAGAGTACAGTGGCAAGGCAACTGGGGCCTGAATATCTGGTACCCAAGACACTACAGTACCTGATCACCCGGCATGATAACACCAGCCGGCCTGAAACGGATGTGGTGACGATGTTGCGCAGTCAGTTGCAAAACGTACTGACTAATACGATGCTGCGCAGCTCCGCTATTGCGGAGGCTGGTAACGTTCAGCAGACCCTTTATGAAGCTGACCGCTCCAACTTCAACGGCAAAACGTATGATCGTGCGTTGGATTCACTCAACAAAGTCAACCAGGAAGTGGAAGAGATCCTCAAAACCTATTGGGGCCGCTCATGAACGACAAGCGTAAGAAAAACAAAAGCAAGCTCAGTGCAATTATGACCGGCAATAATGCTGGTGCTGCGCGAACTCCTGAACCGGAACCAACGGAGACCCGCCCGAAGCCGCGCGAGAAAAGTGCGGTTGGCCGGCTCGGTGCTGCTCTGCATTCGCTCACAGAACAGCGGGCAGACCCGGTGGACCCAAGTCTTATCATCAAGAATTTAGACGCTAAGTTGCTCCTTCCCTCTTTGGCGATGGACCGCGCGTTTGAGCTGGTTGATGAAGAACTGGATAGTCTCGTCGATAGCATTCGCAACAATGGGCAGCAGGTTCCTGTGTTGGTGCGCCCTCACCCTGAGCGCGATGGGTTTTATCAAATTGCCTACGGGCATCGTCGCGTAAAAGCCTGTCAAAAGCTCGATATAGCCGTGCGCGCAGTTGTTGAGGAAATGAGTGATGAGCAACTTGTTATCGCTCAGGGCAAAGAAAATGAAGAACGTAAAAACCTGACTTACATTCAGCAATGCTTCTTCGCAGCACAGCTCAGCAAAACATTTACGCGCGAAGTGGTGGCTGCTGCTGTGGGAGCAGGTGATAAAACCCGTGTATCAAAGCTCACCAGCATCATTCGCCGTGTGCCGAACGATCTTATTGAATCCGTTGGCTCTGCACCGGGAATTGGCCGTGTAAAATGGGAAGCTGTGGCAAAGGCATGCGAGATTGATGGCGTGGCGACACGCCTGCGCAAAAGCTTGTCCAGCTTAAAGAGCTCAGGGAAATGGGAAGCGATGGCAAGCGCAGATCGTTTCGCCTGGCTACACGATTCCGCTGTTGCTGTTGAGGTCGTAGATGGAAAGTTATCCCCCTCGGATGCTGATGCGATAAAATCCCGAGCCAAGGGAGCCAATGCTAAGGCAGTCCTACTGAGTTCTGAGGATGGGAAACCTCTGGTCGAAACTCGTGGTGCACGTACATTCAAGATCGTCTGGTCTGATGATGCGCAAGCTGCGGCGTTCTCGCAGTTCTTGAGTGCAAAGATGGAAACGCTGCTCGAAGAGTTTAAGCGTGAAGAGACACAGCGTCAGGATAAGGTGGAGGAAAACTCATGACCTAGGGCGCTTATGAAAACGGCTCCGCAGACGGCAATCTGCAGAGCCAGAATTCGAATAGGCAATCAGAGTGGCAACTCTGAAGTACCGTAACAGCAAATTTACCGTACTTCTCCTTGCTGCAAAAATCAATCGCCTGACTTGTTAGGCGGACTGCTTTTTTGCGCCTTGCCTTCTGTTTCGCTGGATTATGTGGAGCACGAATAACTTCGTGCGTTTTAAACGCGCTGTCTATCTGATGGCGTGAAGGGGTTCTGCT harbors:
- a CDS encoding AAA family ATPase, whose protein sequence is MDAETLEHGTMLAQMKADHKALSSTLTALAQSQFPPKAEKILRKFPASEAAAYLGITPRYLALSADEMGLEIEKVGRGERRFYALEQMGEIRAYLAEKAGDDIAKATFYDPRRKEDEDLQIIACSNFKGGSAKTCTSVHLAQYLALQGYRVLLVDLDPQGSASSMLGVVPELVPEEESLFAAIRYKDPAPLSDVVQKTYFANLDLAVGSPFLTEWEFFAPHYATLAGQEEPGIRNRIADIEDERKQKGISNARLRELEDELNREHAALSDCLQRKLYFTRLQLAFEDVEADYDVIICDTPPSLGYLSNAASFAADHLLVTIHPQWIDCESMAQYLATSIAHNEFFESTVARQLGPEYLVPKTLQYLITRHDNTSRPETDVVTMLRSQLQNVLTNTMLRSSAIAEAGNVQQTLYEADRSNFNGKTYDRALDSLNKVNQEVEEILKTYWGRS
- the repB gene encoding plasmid partitioning protein RepB, which produces MNDKRKKNKSKLSAIMTGNNAGAARTPEPEPTETRPKPREKSAVGRLGAALHSLTEQRADPVDPSLIIKNLDAKLLLPSLAMDRAFELVDEELDSLVDSIRNNGQQVPVLVRPHPERDGFYQIAYGHRRVKACQKLDIAVRAVVEEMSDEQLVIAQGKENEERKNLTYIQQCFFAAQLSKTFTREVVAAAVGAGDKTRVSKLTSIIRRVPNDLIESVGSAPGIGRVKWEAVAKACEIDGVATRLRKSLSSLKSSGKWEAMASADRFAWLHDSAVAVEVVDGKLSPSDADAIKSRAKGANAKAVLLSSEDGKPLVETRGARTFKIVWSDDAQAAAFSQFLSAKMETLLEEFKREETQRQDKVEENS